The Neochlamydia sp. S13 genome has a segment encoding these proteins:
- the ispE gene encoding 4-(cytidine 5'-diphospho)-2-C-methyl-D-erythritol kinase has product MLTLLAPAKINLFLRVLNRRSDGYHNLASLIQTINLHDTLHFALGSQDVLMCEHPSLPKDSSNLITAATHLFRKKTGLNFGLKVVLEKNIPMQSGLGGGSSNAATTLWALNQLHGFPVPLEQLIEWSSEIGSDVPFFLSQGTAYCTGRGEVVRCLNPLPIQRLWIAKPYEGLSTPLVFKQLDLTKISSYDPELALQSFFSNQPFYFNDLEEPAFELKPYLKTVKEELLKSGYETVSMTGSGTAFYCLGRVAPPIIPQVTFYPATFINRPAERWYPFDSARD; this is encoded by the coding sequence ATGCTCACTCTTTTAGCGCCAGCTAAAATTAATCTTTTTTTAAGGGTTCTAAACCGTCGCTCAGATGGATACCATAATCTGGCTTCCCTTATCCAAACTATTAACCTTCATGATACCCTTCATTTCGCTCTAGGAAGCCAAGATGTGCTCATGTGTGAACATCCTAGCCTTCCTAAAGATTCTTCCAATTTAATTACAGCAGCTACACATCTTTTTAGAAAAAAAACGGGCTTAAATTTTGGTTTAAAGGTCGTTCTAGAAAAAAATATTCCTATGCAATCAGGACTAGGAGGCGGCAGTAGCAATGCCGCAACCACACTATGGGCTCTTAACCAATTGCATGGATTTCCTGTTCCCCTAGAGCAGCTAATAGAATGGTCGAGTGAAATAGGATCAGATGTTCCCTTTTTTCTATCTCAAGGAACAGCTTACTGTACAGGAAGGGGTGAAGTAGTTCGTTGCTTAAATCCTTTACCTATTCAGCGCTTGTGGATAGCCAAACCTTATGAGGGGCTATCTACTCCTCTTGTATTTAAGCAACTCGATTTAACTAAAATATCTTCCTACGATCCCGAATTAGCACTACAAAGCTTTTTTTCTAATCAGCCTTTTTATTTTAACGATTTAGAAGAGCCTGCTTTTGAATTAAAACCTTATTTGAAAACAGTTAAAGAAGAGCTGCTAAAAAGTGGATATGAGACCGTCTCAATGACTGGCAGCGGAACAGCTTTTTATTGTTTGGGCCGTGTGGCTCCTCCTATCATTCCTCAAGTTACCTTTTATCCTGCAACTTTCATCAATCGTCCTGCAGAGAGATGGTACCCTTTTGACTCTGCGCGCGATTAA